From Rhodococcus sp. B7740:
ACGATCGGTGCATCCGCCCACGCTTGCACTCCCAGGCGTGGTGCGCCGACCACGATGGCGGCGTCGTCGACCCCGTCGTAGAAGCCGTGACCGGAGACCCTGCGGTGACGGAGACCGTCGAGGTGGCTGCTCGTCTGCAGAAAGAAGTGGTCCAGGACGTCGTCTCGCGATTGTTCGTGGGCGCTGACGATGGTGTGCGTCGGTGCGGACCGTGAACGCGCCATCGGCGGATCGAACGCACCCACCGCATAGTCGAGACTGAAACACTCTCCGCGAGTGACGATCCGGGCCGCCTCCACGATGTGTCGAGGACCGGCGAAATTGGCGGTACCTCGGTCGGGATCGTCGAACAAACCCCAGCTGGATCCAGTCGGTACACCGTCGGTGCGCGTCACCAGGTCTGCGTACGGGGACCCCGTATGCAAACCCGGTGCCACGTGTCGATCGGTCATGCGTGTCCCGAGGTCACCGTGCGCGCGGAGTCCTCCACCGCCGAAGATTCGTCGTCGGTTCGATGAAAGTACGACAACGCGAATGCGAGCAGCCCGGCAATACCGGCGGACCCATAAGCCCACGGGGCAAGCAGCTCCTCGATGTGCGTGACGAACTCGCCGTCACCGGCGACGAGTCCACCACCCTGAAGGACGACAATCGCCAGTCCCCCGAGCAGGAAGGCCACCACGCTGACCCTGAAGATCGTCGAGATGCATTTTTCGAGCATGGACTTTCCTTTCGTGGTGGTCATCAGCTGACCGGAAGGAGGCCGAGTGCGATGAGAACTCCAACGCCGAGAATCGGGATGCAGTAGTACTTCAACAACGGGACGAACATCTTCGCTGGGTCGACGCGTGCAATACCTGCGGCGACGTAGATCGGGGCTCCAGACGGGGGCGACGCGCCCTCGGTGGATGCGAAGACCAGCACGGCTGCGGCCGCAACCGGTGCGGGAATACCGACACCGACCAGTGCAGCAACGGCGACACCGCCGACGGCGGCCATCGTGGCCGACGCGGTGAGCGGGATAGCGATGACGACGATGATGACGCCGACCAGAATGGCCATCAGCCACGCGGGTGCGCTGAGGTTTGCCAGCATGGTGGTGAGCTGCTCGGGAAGCCCGAGATCGCCGAGGACGTTCGAGGCGGAGAAGGCTGCCACGATGGTGACGCCGATGACGCCGAACTGAGGTGCTGTGTCGCCGAGAATCTTCCACCATCCTTTACCGGTCTTCGGCAGATGACGGCGGCCGAGGAAGAACACAAGAAGAATCATCAGAACCGGGATCCAGGTGATCAGGCTGAGCGCGCTGGACATCACGAGGTCGGTGTACTCGGCGATCGGGGCCGCAATCGGACCGCGGGTGAGCAACAACGGAATGATGATCGGAACGAAGAGCAGCAGTGACGTCCATCCGGCGC
This genomic window contains:
- a CDS encoding TRAP transporter large permease subunit, with amino-acid sequence MIAIWALVSFIVAIIFWNAVLKRNIGEAMIVGFLVVGAFAGRSAPEYMWHGFLDSMQEEVTFAGLAFIFMSFVLAKTPVLDRLIDILNTFFGRLRGGPIYTSTVAGGMFGAIAHVGASVTAAVGSVTVPWMKRSGVSGELSATVVAGCAGMGVTFPFSATMFILVGSTTVTGLMEPDEIILPLALAGLWCLGYRLVLNYYLVRKNGLQPIAEEDRIPARKSLRAGWTSLLLFVPIIIPLLLTRGPIAAPIAEYTDLVMSSALSLITWIPVLMILLVFFLGRRHLPKTGKGWWKILGDTAPQFGVIGVTIVAAFSASNVLGDLGLPEQLTTMLANLSAPAWLMAILVGVIIVVIAIPLTASATMAAVGGVAVAALVGVGIPAPVAAAAVLVFASTEGASPPSGAPIYVAAGIARVDPAKMFVPLLKYYCIPILGVGVLIALGLLPVS